GACGGTCTACGGAGGGGCCTCGGCCCGGGAGATGGAGAAAAATGTCTCCATGAAGATCGAGGATGCGTTCGCGGACCTGGAAGATATTGAGGACATCTTTTCCACTTCTCAGGAAGGACGGAGCACGGTCCGGCTTGAAGTCTCGAAAGAGGTCTCGAATACCGCCAAACTGCTCAACGATGTCCAACAGGCCATCGACCAGATCGACGATCTACCGGAAGACGCCGAAGACCCGGTGGTCCAGGAACTCGATTCCGATCTGCCCATCATCACGGTCTCCCTCTACGGGGGGATCAATCTTCTGGAACTGGAACGCCTTGTCGAGGATCTAGAGGACGCCATCGCCGCAGTGCCTGGCGTGGCCAATGTCAATCGCAGCGGCCTGCCGGAGCGGGAGGTCTGGGTCGAGATCCGGCCGGAAACCATCAAGCAATATAAGCTCACCCTCCAGGATGTCACACGCATTCTCGACGCACAGAATTACGATCTGCCTGGGGGGACAATGGACACCACCGAGGGAGCCTATCTGCTGCGGACCAAGGGCAAGGCGGCCACGTTGGAAGACTTGCGAGAGATTGTCGTGGCCACCGGCCCCAACGGGGGGCAGGTGGTCCTGGACGACATCGCCACCTTGCGGGACTGGTTCGCTGACAAATCCACCCTGGGACGGTTCAATCGGCAGCGGGCCATCAATCTCAGCGTTTTTAAAAATGACGACGGCGACGCCATCAAGATCACTCAGGCGATCACGGAAGTGACCGAGCGGTTCGAGGGCCAACTGCCCCCGACGGTGCAAATCGGCCTGTTCAACGATCTCTCCGTGTATATCAAAAACAGGCTTGATGTCCTGAAAACCAGCGGTTTTCAGGGGCTGATCGTTGTTTTCATTTTGCTGCTATTGGCCCTGAATACCAGGGTGGCGGGACTGGTTACCCTCGGCATTCCGGTGTCTTTTCTTGGGGCGATTGTCCTGATGTACTATGTCGGCATGACGATGAACATGATCGCCATGTTCGCTCTGATTGTTGTGCTGGGACTCGTCGTGGATGACGCCGTGGTGATCGGGGAGAATGTTTACCGGCATTACGAGCAGGGGCTTTCTCCGGCGGAGGCGGCTGTGCGCGGGGCTTCAGAGGTGTCCTGGCCCGTGGTTTCCGCCGTGGCTACGACCATAGCCGCCTTTTTACCCATGTTGCTCATCCCCGGAACTATGGGCGTTTTTTTGGGGGTGATCCCCAAAGTGGTCACCTTTGCCCTCCTGGTTTCGCTGCTGGAGGCCTTGGTCATTTTGCCCTCGCACTTGGCGGAATTTTTGCCGGCGCGGCCGAAGCCGCCGTCGCGCCTGCGCCGGAAACTCAATGCGGGGGTGGATAGTGCGATTGATGTCTACGGCAGGTTCTTGGATCTGGTGCTTGAATGCCGCTATGTCTTTTTGACAGCGGTGATCAGTTTCAGCGCGGTTTTAATCGTATACAGTGCGGTCCATCTGCCGTTTATTCTCTTTGGCGAGTTCGAGGGAGCCCAATTTTACGTCAACGTCGAATGCCCACTGTCCTTTTCTCTGGAAGATACCGAAGAGTATATCAAGCAAGTCGAAGAACGCTTAGCAGAGACGATACCCGAGGCGGAACTTATTTCACTGGTGACCAATGTCGGCACGATTATGGATGACATGGACAGCTTTCGTTCTGGGCCTCATCTGGGCCAGATCATTGTTGAACTCAAGGAGTTTGGAAAGGGGCGAGACAGGCCGATCAAAGTTGTCAGTTCCGATGTGCGCGATGCCCTTGCGGATCTCCAGCGCGGTGGACGGCACATCGAAGTCCAGGAACTCCAGAGCGGTCCCGGAGGCAAGCCGATTTATATCCTGGTGACCGGGCCGCGTCTTGACGTATTGCAGGAAATTTCCTTTGAGATTCAGAATTTTGTGAGTCAGATTCCAGGGGTGCGCGATTTGAGCGACAATCTGGAGCCGGGCAAAACCGAGTTTCAGGTCGAACTGACCCCCTTGGCCCGGACGCTGGGGCTCAGCGAACGGGATGTGGCCTGGCAGTTGCGTTCAGGATTCGCAGGCATCGCCTCCACGACGAGTATGCAGAGCGCGGCTGAAGATATTGATATCCGGGTCCGCTTCCCGGAAGCCGTGGCAGATCGGGTGGAAACCTTGTACCGCATGCATCTGCGGCTCCCCGGCGGGGAGTTGGTTCCGTTGTCCGAGGTGGCCCGCGTGGCTCCGGTGCGGGGCGAGAGCGCTATTTTACGGGACAACGGACAGCGCTCCGTGGCCATCACTGGTGATCTGGACCAGGCCAAGACCACGGCGTCGGATGTCGCCCAGGCCGTGCAGGACCGTTTTGGCGATGTCGCGGAACGCTTCCCCGGATACCGTCTGACCACGCAGCGTGGTGAAGTCCAGGATATCAACCGCTCCATGACGGCGCTCAAGTTCGCCTTTTTATTGGCCCTGTTCCTGATCTATTTTATTCTGGGAACCCAGTTCCGGTCCTATGTTCAGCCGCTTATCGTCATGGCCGCCATCCCTTTGGGCATAGACGGTGTTTTGCTGGGCCATATCCTGACCGGCAAACAATTGGGGATCTTGTCCATGATCGGACTTGTGGCGCTTTCTGGTATTGTGGTCAATGATTCACTGGTGCTGGTCGATTTCGTCAACCGCTTGCGCAGGCAGGGCCAGGACCGACGGAGTTCTCTGGTTCAGGCCGGGATGATCCGGTTTCGCCCGGTGCTTCTGACGTCGTTGACAACGATGGGCGGGCTCTTTTTCCTGGCCTTTTTGGCCAAAGGGCAGGCCCAATTTCTATCGCCGATGGCCGTGTCCATCTTTTTTGGACTCATGATGGCTACACTCATTACCTTACTCGTGGTTCCGGCCATGTATTCGGTGACCGATGATATCGCTTTGCATTTTCGGCGCCGGCGGAAGGGGACGGTATGATACACGAGACAACAATTTCTTGTGACCTCTGTGGGGCTGCGATTGAAATCAGCGGTCGCTGAGCCACTGCCCGCCTGCGCTGCACGGGATGTGGCTGGGAGCGACCGCTGGCGGATTGCCGGGAGATACTGGAGGCCTACAAGGAGGCACTCTGTGCTGAATTGGAGGAGGACGGGGAATCGGCCTCGTCTTTGAAAGGATGTCAAACAGACAAGGAGAATGGCAATGCAGGTTGTGGCGATTAACGGAAGTCCTCGTAAAAACGGCAATACCGCGCAATTATTGCAGACCGTTTGCGCCAAGCTCAATACGCAAGGAGTCGAGACGGAAACGATCCAACTGGGTACCGAGCCATTGCGCGGATGCGTGGACTGCGGTGTGTGCAAGAAAGAAAAAAACAGTCGTTGTGTCTATGATGACGATCCCTTGAACACCATCCTGGCTCAAATGAACGCCGCAGATGGGATTTTGCTGGGCTCCCCGACCTATTTCTCGAACGTGACCACAAACATGAAATCGCTAATGGATCGGGCCGGACGTGTCTCCAGGGTCAGCGGATTCACCCTGCGGCGCAAGGTGGGCGCCCCTGTGGTGGCCATGCGCCGGGCCGGCGGGACCCATGTTTTCAGTTCGATCAACTATTTTTTCCTGATCTCCCAAATGATTGTCCCTGGTTCCAGTTATTGGAACCTCGCCTGCGGCCTCCAGGAAGGCGATGTCATGAAGGACGCTGAAGGGGTCAAGACAATGGAGTTGTTGGGAGAAAACATGGCCTGGCTTTTGAAAAAGCTTCGCGATTGATATACAATCCGAATCGGTGAGCCGCTTCCCGGAAGTGTGTCTTCGGCCTGGACAACGGACGTGGGCGCCTCCTTGGCGCCTGGAGAGATCCCAGCCCTGGGGCACGATCCGGGAAGCGAACTCGGACCAGGATGTGTCGCTCATTGAGCAGAAGCTCTGAAACGAGACAGGCTCCGCCACCCAGCACCCTGGAGGAGGAAATGCCTCCTTTCGGAGCCCTGACGGCGGCTGCGCTAAAACCACAGGAGGGACCTATGGGCTGGAAAAAAATAACAGCAATTGTATTGGGAGTGATTCTTCTGGTGGTGGTCGGAGCTGCCGTCTTTCTTGTCACCTATGACTACAACGCCCTCAAGCCGCAAATTGAGGCCGCGGTTGAGAAAAACACGGGCCGCAAATTGACCTTGGACGGGGATATCTCCCTGGCCCTCGGACTGACCCCGGCCCTGGTGGTCGAGGATGTCTCCCTGGCCAATGCGCAATGGGGATCGAAGCCGCAGATGCTTGAAGTGGGCCGCTTTGAACTCCAGGTGGCCTTGCTGCCCCTTTTTCAGCGCAACGTGGAGATCCAGCGTGTTGTCCTCCGGGACACCTCGGTTCTCGTGGAGACGAATACACAGGGTGTTTCCAATCTGACGCTGCACAAACCGCAGGCCGCAGCTGAACCCGAGCAGGAAACCAGCCCCGAAGCGCCAAGCGATGCTGCTTCCCAAAAGGGCCCTCTGCCCGGATTGGAACTCGACAATGTTCTTGTGGAAAACGGGTCCATTGATGTGCGCGACGCTGCTGGTGAAACCGTGACCTCCTTCTCGGTGCAGCGTCTGGCGTTGCAGACCCTGCCCAATAAAGACGTCCAAATGACGTTTGACGGCCAGTTCAATGGTCAGCCGCTTTCGATGAGCGGCACCGTCGGTCCCCTGCAGGGACTGACCGATGCCCAGCAGCAATGGCCCGTTGATCTTGCCGTGCAATCCGGTTCGGCTTCTGTTGCTTTGGAAGGAGCTATTCGGGACGTCTTCGCCCAGCGTGGCCTGGATCTGGACCTTTCGGCGACGATTCCCGAGCCAGCGGCCCTGAAGCCGCTTGTTGGCCAGGAGATTCCGGTGGCCGGGCCCATCGAGTGTACAGCCACGCTGACCGACACCGCGGCAAAAACGTTTCGCCTCGACTCCTTGCAGGTGCGGCAAGGGGAAAATCGCTTGAGCGGCACCGTTTCCCTCGCTCTCGGACCGCCCCTTTCAGTGACCGCGGATTTGACCAGTCCGCTTCTGGATGTGACCGCCATCACCACCCAGCCTTCTGGCGATACCGCACCTCCTCAGGAGCAACAGGGGGCTTCGTCCGCCGCCGGCGACCAGCGCGTGTTTCCGGACACAGAACTGCCGTGGGAGGCGCTCAGGCAGATCAATGCCCAATGTTCCCTCCAGGTTGGGACGCTGGTTATCCCCAAATTGCAGCTTGTTGATACCCAGCTGGAACTCGGCTTGAAAGATGGTCTGCTCACTCTTTCCCGTTTGACGGCCCGCTCCGGCGCCGAAGGGACGTTGAACGCCACAATGACAGTGGACGCCCGTTCCAAGCAGCCGCGGCTGGAATGTGCGGCACGGATCGAGCATTTTGCCCTGGAGCAGGTCCTGCGGGAAACGAAATCCGACAGTTTCCTCCAGGGCACGGTGAGTACCGACTTGGCGGTCACCGGACAGGGCCGTTCCGTGGCAGCGATCATGGCCGGTCTGGACGGCAAGTTGCAGGCGAGCATGAGCGAGGGCCGGCTGGCGAATGCGAGGCTTGAGAAGTGGGGCGCTGATCTGGGAGCGAGTCTGTTCCGTCTCCTGAATCCGCTGGAAGAGCGCGGACGATTTACCCCCATCCAATGCGCTGTTCTTGTCGTGCCGATCGATTCCGGACTGGCCCGGGTGCAGGCCTTGGTCGTGGATACGCCGCGCATGCTCCTGCGGGGACAGGGATCCGTCAATCTGCGCACAGAAGCCCTGGATATCGGGCTGGATCCGCAGCCCAAGGAAGGATTGCAGACCGGGGTTCTGGGCAAGTTGAGCCTCAGCTTCAGCGAACTGGCCCAGGCCTTCCGCCTCGGGGGGACCTTGGCCAAGCCGTCATTGGCGTTGGACAAGACGAAAACGATCGAGACCTTGGGCAAAGGCATCGGCGGGACACTGCTCTTTGGTCCGGCCGGGGCCGCTGCAGGGCTGCTGGGTTCCAGCGATACGTCCGACAATCCGTGTCTGCAAGCCCTGGAGGGGGCGGATGCTGCCCAAGAGCAGCAGGCAGAAAAACCCTCCTCGCCCCAGGAGCAAGTGGAAAAAGGGCTCGAAGATTTGGGCGGTAAACTGCAAAAGCTCTTTGAGTGAGGCGCAAACCGCATGGTGCAATGCCTTGTTTTGAACAAGGCCAGCCTCCTGCTTTGAACGACAAATCTGTACAAGGAGTACGTCTGCATGCAGGTGCAAACAGCAACGATACGGTCAGCCTACCACCTGGAGGGGCCGGCAACCGCTCCGGTTGTTGTCTTCAGCCATTGTCTGGCCGGCAACCGGACGCTTTGGGCTCCCCAGATGGACGCCCTGAAAAAGGACTACAGGGTGGTGAGCTACGATATCCGGGGACACGGCGAATCCGAGGTGGTGCCTGGCCCCTATTCCATGTCTGAGTTGGCTCAGGACACCATCGCCCTTCTGGATGCGCTCGACCTGGACCGGGTCCATTTCGTGGGGCTCTCGCTGGGCGGCATGATCGGCCAAGTACTCGGGGCGATGTATCCGGAGCGATTCGTGTCGCTGGCCCTGTGCGACACCACGGAGGCCATTCCGGCCAGCGGCGCCCAGGAATGGGACAAGCGGGCGGAAATCGCGCGACGCCAGGGAATGGCGCCCTTGGCCGAGGCCAATCTCGAACGGTGGTTGTCTCCCGCCTTTCGGGCCGAGCGGCCGGAGGAGACTCAGCGTATCCGTGACATGGTCCAGACCACTCCGGTGGAAGGGTTTGCCGGATGCTGCGCGGCCATCAAGGGA
The sequence above is drawn from the Desulfohalobium retbaense DSM 5692 genome and encodes:
- a CDS encoding efflux RND transporter permease subunit, whose amino-acid sequence is MNLASFSVRNPVCINLIMATILIMGVVLYVTRMPKEIFPAFSQDIIQVTTVYGGASAREMEKNVSMKIEDAFADLEDIEDIFSTSQEGRSTVRLEVSKEVSNTAKLLNDVQQAIDQIDDLPEDAEDPVVQELDSDLPIITVSLYGGINLLELERLVEDLEDAIAAVPGVANVNRSGLPEREVWVEIRPETIKQYKLTLQDVTRILDAQNYDLPGGTMDTTEGAYLLRTKGKAATLEDLREIVVATGPNGGQVVLDDIATLRDWFADKSTLGRFNRQRAINLSVFKNDDGDAIKITQAITEVTERFEGQLPPTVQIGLFNDLSVYIKNRLDVLKTSGFQGLIVVFILLLLALNTRVAGLVTLGIPVSFLGAIVLMYYVGMTMNMIAMFALIVVLGLVVDDAVVIGENVYRHYEQGLSPAEAAVRGASEVSWPVVSAVATTIAAFLPMLLIPGTMGVFLGVIPKVVTFALLVSLLEALVILPSHLAEFLPARPKPPSRLRRKLNAGVDSAIDVYGRFLDLVLECRYVFLTAVISFSAVLIVYSAVHLPFILFGEFEGAQFYVNVECPLSFSLEDTEEYIKQVEERLAETIPEAELISLVTNVGTIMDDMDSFRSGPHLGQIIVELKEFGKGRDRPIKVVSSDVRDALADLQRGGRHIEVQELQSGPGGKPIYILVTGPRLDVLQEISFEIQNFVSQIPGVRDLSDNLEPGKTEFQVELTPLARTLGLSERDVAWQLRSGFAGIASTTSMQSAAEDIDIRVRFPEAVADRVETLYRMHLRLPGGELVPLSEVARVAPVRGESAILRDNGQRSVAITGDLDQAKTTASDVAQAVQDRFGDVAERFPGYRLTTQRGEVQDINRSMTALKFAFLLALFLIYFILGTQFRSYVQPLIVMAAIPLGIDGVLLGHILTGKQLGILSMIGLVALSGIVVNDSLVLVDFVNRLRRQGQDRRSSLVQAGMIRFRPVLLTSLTTMGGLFFLAFLAKGQAQFLSPMAVSIFFGLMMATLITLLVVPAMYSVTDDIALHFRRRRKGTV
- a CDS encoding flavodoxin family protein, which translates into the protein MQVVAINGSPRKNGNTAQLLQTVCAKLNTQGVETETIQLGTEPLRGCVDCGVCKKEKNSRCVYDDDPLNTILAQMNAADGILLGSPTYFSNVTTNMKSLMDRAGRVSRVSGFTLRRKVGAPVVAMRRAGGTHVFSSINYFFLISQMIVPGSSYWNLACGLQEGDVMKDAEGVKTMELLGENMAWLLKKLRD
- a CDS encoding AsmA family protein — translated: MGWKKITAIVLGVILLVVVGAAVFLVTYDYNALKPQIEAAVEKNTGRKLTLDGDISLALGLTPALVVEDVSLANAQWGSKPQMLEVGRFELQVALLPLFQRNVEIQRVVLRDTSVLVETNTQGVSNLTLHKPQAAAEPEQETSPEAPSDAASQKGPLPGLELDNVLVENGSIDVRDAAGETVTSFSVQRLALQTLPNKDVQMTFDGQFNGQPLSMSGTVGPLQGLTDAQQQWPVDLAVQSGSASVALEGAIRDVFAQRGLDLDLSATIPEPAALKPLVGQEIPVAGPIECTATLTDTAAKTFRLDSLQVRQGENRLSGTVSLALGPPLSVTADLTSPLLDVTAITTQPSGDTAPPQEQQGASSAAGDQRVFPDTELPWEALRQINAQCSLQVGTLVIPKLQLVDTQLELGLKDGLLTLSRLTARSGAEGTLNATMTVDARSKQPRLECAARIEHFALEQVLRETKSDSFLQGTVSTDLAVTGQGRSVAAIMAGLDGKLQASMSEGRLANARLEKWGADLGASLFRLLNPLEERGRFTPIQCAVLVVPIDSGLARVQALVVDTPRMLLRGQGSVNLRTEALDIGLDPQPKEGLQTGVLGKLSLSFSELAQAFRLGGTLAKPSLALDKTKTIETLGKGIGGTLLFGPAGAAAGLLGSSDTSDNPCLQALEGADAAQEQQAEKPSSPQEQVEKGLEDLGGKLQKLFE
- a CDS encoding alpha/beta fold hydrolase, with translation MQVQTATIRSAYHLEGPATAPVVVFSHCLAGNRTLWAPQMDALKKDYRVVSYDIRGHGESEVVPGPYSMSELAQDTIALLDALDLDRVHFVGLSLGGMIGQVLGAMYPERFVSLALCDTTEAIPASGAQEWDKRAEIARRQGMAPLAEANLERWLSPAFRAERPEETQRIRDMVQTTPVEGFAGCCAAIKGFDFSERLSSVTVPSLLLHGEQDGLMPRDKAEAMARMMPRARVATLTEALHLSNIEQSEAFVRELLAFWDGRS